Genomic segment of Candidatus Omnitrophota bacterium:
ATTTTTCGTGCTGCGATTTCGAGGAAACCATGCGTCAACCCGATGAAGACGTTCTAATCTGTGTAATCATCACTTGAAATCTGTGTAATCACCCTCTGTTGTTGGATGTTCCAGCTGTGCCAAAATCGCGGAATAGTCAAGGTCGGCGCGGCCATCCGCCTCGGCCTGGGCAAAAAGCTGCTCGATCGCCTTCGTGATGGGCACGGCGGCCGTGATGTCCTCGGCCAGCTCACTCATGAGCCGAAGGTCTTTCCGCATATGTTTGAGGGCGAAATGGGTTGAGAAATCCCGCTTGATCATGCCGATCCCCTTCGTCTGATACCAGGGCGAGCGAAACGTGCTGGCCTCCAGCACCTCGAGATATTTTTTTGGATCCAGCCCGGCGCGCTCAACAAGCAGCAGCCCCTCGGAAAACCCAGCGGCCAAGTGCGCCAACATCAGGTTGGTGGCGAGTTTCAACGCGGCACCCGAGCCAACCCCGCCGGCATGAATGATCGTCTTCCCCATGGCGGAAAAGATCGGGCGGCAGCGCTCCAGCGTCGTCGGCAACCCCCCGACGAGAATCACGAGGGTCCCATCGGTCGCCGGCCCCTTTGAGCCGACCACCGGCGCATCGAGAAACTCCGCCTGTTTGGCCGCCACCGCCCCGGCAAGCTTGCGGGAGGTCGCTGGAGACACCGTGCTCATGTCGACGTAGACAGCACCCGCGGGCAATCCATCCACCACGCCGTCGGGGCGAAGCGCCACATCTTCCACATCCTTGGGCTGCGACACCATCGTGATGACGACGTCGGCCTCAGCGGCGACCTGGGCTGGGCCTTTCCCTGCCTTCGCTCCGAGCTTGAGCAGCGATTCCATCTTCGCGGCGGTGCGATTCCACACCGTCAGCGGAAACCCCGCCTTGAGCAGATTCGCCGCCATGGGTGTGCCCATGGTGCCAAGACCAAGAAAGCCCATCCGGGGATGTGATTGAAGTGTCATCGCGAGCTTAGCATAGCGGCTGAATGAAGAGATTGTCAATTGACAACAAACCGCCGCGGAACGCGACGGCTTGCATTCGGCAGGGCTCATACCCCCTCACGAGGGAGAGGGCGGAAAGAACACTTACGCCTTCCCCTGCGGCAGGCGATCTAACCACACTTGTCTCGGACGAAGGTCAGGCACCCCCCTTAGAGCGAGGCGTCGGCCCACCAGGGAGAAGCAATCTCTGTCTTGGCAGCATTCTCTGTCATCACTGCCAAGTCGAGTTCCTTCGCCTCCGGTTGATTCCCCGGCACGGCGGCAGACCGTTCTATCACGAGGGGACGCCGGTCTTCGTTCTGGCGCATCCTGGATGTCATCCATCCCGCGGCGGCCGTCACGGCCACCCCGGCCATGAGCAGGGTGATCGCGCGTCGTTGACTACTCTGCGACATAGACACCTCCTCTCCCGAATTCCCAGACAGGGGCAAGGCCAGCCGGATCGCGCGAATCAGGCTGCATGGCGCGCAAGACGTCATCCTGGGCATGGATCGTCCGCCGCAAGTCGTGAATCATGGCCGACAGCAGCGGCCCAATGCGGCGCAACGAATGCCGGGGTTCTTCCGTAAAGTACCGGTTGATCACCCGCAGCTGAGTCGACGCATGCCGATGCGACGCACCCGCCTGAGCTAGCCCCTCCACCAATTCTTTCGCACCCACCAACGTCAGGATGCGTTCTTCCTGAAGGAGATGGCGCCTGACGGCTTTGGAAAGATTAAAACTCATTTCGCGCAAGGCAAACCATGCCTCCTCTTGAAACGACAGCGCGCACTCCAAAGCATCGAGGCTGCTCACCAGATGGCGATGCTCTTGTCGAAGTTCATCTCCTGGCGGCATCATGGCACACCCCCCTCCTGATTGGGCAGCCTGACGACGATCTCAAGCTCATGATGTCTTCCACAGACGATCCCGGCTCTGATGAGCGCGCCGATGGCCATGATGACCAGGGAGGCTGGCCAGTCGAGCTTCCGAACGAGCTGGCGAATCGTCGTGGCTCCCAAGGTTTCGAGTTCTTGCAAAATTTCCCCTTCGATGACGCCAACCGGGGTCATCAAAGAAACGCCGTTCTCATACATCTGCTGCCTCCTCTCCTCCGACGCTCACCGAGGAATCGTCCCGCGCATCATCCCCTCATCACGCGCTATTGCCAGCAACCGTCTGTGCGAGTGATGCGTCAAGTGTAGAATGTGAAGATGACAGGAGGATGAATTGGAGATTACAACGTCTTCATGCGTCAAGACGTTACGAGGCCGGGGTGCTGAGGGGCAAGCGGACGGTAAAGGTGGCGCCTTCGCCGGGAGGGCTGACGGCTTCAATGCGCCCTTGATGCACTTCCGTAATCCAACGACAGAGACTCAGCCCCACACCCGCAGACACCGTCGGGACGTGGGGATCCTTCGATCGACGGCTGAAAAACCAATCAAAAATCCTCGGCAACTCATCCGGCCGAATCCCGGAGCCGGTATCTTGCACGATCAAACACGCATCGCCGTTGCGGCGCTCGGACCGAAGGATGATGCGGCCTTCGGCGGGTGTGTAACGAATCGCGTTGTCCAGGAGATTGGTGACGAGCCGCTCTAATAACCGCGCATCTCCTCGAACCCACACCGACTCCGCGGTGCGCAGATCAAGCGCGACCTGCTTGGCCTCCGCGAGGGGCCGCAGCTGTTCACCGACTTTTCGCGCCACGGTATTCAGGGTCAGCGCGCGCCATTCGATAGCGCCCTCCACCGTGTCGCTTCTTGCAAGCGTGAGCAGCTCTTCCACAATCGCGCTCATTTCCATCACGGTGCGCAAATGCGTTCGGAGCGCTTGCTGATATTCGCCTGGCTCGCGCGGCTTGCGCAGCGCGACCTCCAGCTCGCCTCGCATGACGGTTAACGGCGTGCGCAATTCGTGGGAGGCGGCCGCGCTGAATTGACGCAGCCGTTGGAACGCGCGTTCCAACCGGTCGAGCATGGTATTAAAGGTCAGCGCGAGGCGTTCCAATTCGTCATCGGTGTTGGGCACCTCCAGGCGTTTATTCAGTTCCGCAGGACCGATGCGCTGGGCTTGGGCCATAATCACTTCTAAGGGCCGCAACGCGTTGGTCGACAGGATCCATCCCACGCTGCCCGCGACGAGGAGGGTGAGGGGAGCCAGCAACAGCAGCGAGAGCCGCAACCGCTCCAGCGACGCATCGGTTTGGTGCAACGAGGTCGCCGCTTGCACGAGATAGAGCAATTGCTTGCCCTCAAGAACTGGGTGCGTCACCATGCGGAAGCGCCCCGCAGAAACGGTGAAGGTTTCATACACGGCATGCGGCTGCTCAACCGAGGCGAGCGCCGTGCGCGTAATCGGAAGCGCTGCTGGAGTCAAGTCGCCTGATGCGGCTAAGACATTCCCATACCGATCCACGAGCCGCACCAGACCCACCGTATCCAAATGGTGGGTCTTTCTCACCCAGCGGTCGACGAGATCGGAAAAGCGACCGAGGCTCACTTCACCCCATAAGGTGCCGGAGGGAGCCACGACCCAATTGCCAGGCGGCGCGCCCTCCGCTTTCCAAAAGGCAAACAGCGCATGGGCCACGCCGTCCGTCCGAGACGCCAACACGCCGTTGACATAGTTCGAGAGGCTATGGGTCACGCGGGTATAGAGCACGATACTGAAGGCGCAGAGGGTCGTCGCGAGGATGCCGATGTACCACAGCGAGAGGGTGACGCGGATCGAACGTTTCAGGCGTGGGATCATCGACCTTTCTTGGGGGAGCGCAAGATGTAGCCGGTGCCCCGCAGGGTGTGCAGCAGCTTCAGAGAACACCCCTCGTCAACTTTTCGTCGCAGGCGCGCGACATGCACATCAATCACATTCGACAACGGATCAAAATCATGCTCCCACACATGCTCGGCCAGCATGGTGCGCGTCACGACCCGATCCGGATGGCGCAAAAAATATTCCAACAGGCCGTATTCCCGATTCGTCAGCATGATGTCTTTTCCGCCTCGGGTGACCCGATGGCGCAGGGTATCCATCTCCACATCAGCGACACGCATGATCGTCTGCACCATGTCGCCCCGGCGGCGCATGAGCGCGCGGACTCGCGCGAGGAGCTCATCAAACCCAAAGGGTTTGGTGAGATAGTCATCCGCCCCCGCATCTAATCCGGCGACTTTATCCGACCGCTCATCCTTGGCCGTCAGCACGAGAATGGGAATCGTCACGCCGTCTTTGCGAAGCTCGCGAAGCACGTCCAGGCCGCTGCGCTTCGGCAGGAGCAAATCGAGGATCAAGAGATCATAGTCGTTGGTTTGAGCCAGGTAGAGGGCTTGCTCCCCATCCGCCCCCACATCAACCGTGTAATGCTCCTCGCGAAGGCCGCGACGGATGAAACTGGCCACCCGAGCATCATCTTCAACCACTAGGATGCGCATCGCGCTTTCTCCCATGTCCCTTTATTGTCATCCTCCCCGCCTGTAAACGCAAGGCGATTGCGAGTCTGGAGCCCCCGCGCCTGAAAGAACGACGGTGAGCAGAGGGGGTATTCCGCATCACACAGCATCTGTGCCGTGCGACACCCCTCTGCTCACCCTCGATCGCAATCGTTCACGACGCAACGCGGCGTTTACCGGCGCTCGTCTGGCCGGTCTGCCGATGATGGACTCGGTTGGACGGCCGGCTGTTGCGGTGGCGCGTTGGAGGCGTTCACGATAATAGCCTCAGCGATGCGCCGTCCTTCCTTGTCCGTATACCGCACCGTGACCTTCGCGCCCGGCGTGAGGTGGTCGAGCTGCAGCGACCGTTCACCATCGGTGATCTTGGCATCGGCATCGATGGCAAACTGCTCGGTTGAAAACACGCCTGTTTTCAACCGCATGATCCGTTGCTCGACATTCACCGAGGCAATGGTCCCCGACATGATCAACCCCTCAGATCGCGCTGCCGCCCCGCTTGGCTGCTGAGCCCAACACGCGCCGGAGCTCCCGACGAGCACGGCAAGCGCAGCCACGCACAACCACGCGAACCCCTGGACCCGATTCATTGCACACCTCCTTGTGTTGCTCCACAATCACCACAACCCTCCCTCGATACCGCAGCAGAGCTTGCTGGTCAGAAGCCTACCTAAGAAAGATGACGGGGCCATGACTTTTCGATGACAAAGTTGTCAGGAAGGACGGTCGAGGAAGAACCAAGCTTAGGACTGAGAAGCTTTCAGGTATTCACGATTGAGCAGGGCGATGAACTTGACGTGGATTTGCTTGGGACAGGCGGCCATGCGATTCCACACCGTCAGCGGAAACCCGGCCTTGAGCAGATTGATCGCCATCGGCGTGCCCATGGTGCCTAAACTGAGGAAGCCAACACGCGGATTTGACGAACTAGTCATGATCGTTCGGTAGAAACCGCTTAAAGTTAATCCAAATCAATAGAAACTCTGCAACCGGAAATGCTGCTCCATTAACGTTAATAAAAGCAGGAAGA
This window contains:
- a CDS encoding NAD(P)-dependent oxidoreductase; protein product: MTLQSHPRMGFLGLGTMGTPMAANLLKAGFPLTVWNRTAAKMESLLKLGAKAGKGPAQVAAEADVVITMVSQPKDVEDVALRPDGVVDGLPAGAVYVDMSTVSPATSRKLAGAVAAKQAEFLDAPVVGSKGPATDGTLVILVGGLPTTLERCRPIFSAMGKTIIHAGGVGSGAALKLATNLMLAHLAAGFSEGLLLVERAGLDPKKYLEVLEASTFRSPWYQTKGIGMIKRDFSTHFALKHMRKDLRLMSELAEDITAAVPITKAIEQLFAQAEADGRADLDYSAILAQLEHPTTEGDYTDFK
- a CDS encoding response regulator transcription factor produces the protein MRILVVEDDARVASFIRRGLREEHYTVDVGADGEQALYLAQTNDYDLLILDLLLPKRSGLDVLRELRKDGVTIPILVLTAKDERSDKVAGLDAGADDYLTKPFGFDELLARVRALMRRRGDMVQTIMRVADVEMDTLRHRVTRGGKDIMLTNREYGLLEYFLRHPDRVVTRTMLAEHVWEHDFDPLSNVIDVHVARLRRKVDEGCSLKLLHTLRGTGYILRSPKKGR
- a CDS encoding HAMP domain-containing protein, which gives rise to MIPRLKRSIRVTLSLWYIGILATTLCAFSIVLYTRVTHSLSNYVNGVLASRTDGVAHALFAFWKAEGAPPGNWVVAPSGTLWGEVSLGRFSDLVDRWVRKTHHLDTVGLVRLVDRYGNVLAASGDLTPAALPITRTALASVEQPHAVYETFTVSAGRFRMVTHPVLEGKQLLYLVQAATSLHQTDASLERLRLSLLLLAPLTLLVAGSVGWILSTNALRPLEVIMAQAQRIGPAELNKRLEVPNTDDELERLALTFNTMLDRLERAFQRLRQFSAAASHELRTPLTVMRGELEVALRKPREPGEYQQALRTHLRTVMEMSAIVEELLTLARSDTVEGAIEWRALTLNTVARKVGEQLRPLAEAKQVALDLRTAESVWVRGDARLLERLVTNLLDNAIRYTPAEGRIILRSERRNGDACLIVQDTGSGIRPDELPRIFDWFFSRRSKDPHVPTVSAGVGLSLCRWITEVHQGRIEAVSPPGEGATFTVRLPLSTPAS